CCCACCGCTCCCGACCCAGGACGTGTCGCCATGACCACCACGCTGTCCGCGCAGACCACGCGCCCGAACGTGCCGCCGCCGGCGCCGTCGTTCCGGCAGAGGCTCTCGCGCTTCGACCTCAAGGCGTCGCCGTACTTCTACGTGTCGCCCTTCTTCCTTCTGTTCGCGCTCACCGGCCTGTTCCCGCTCGCGTACACCGCCTACGTCTCGGTGCACGAATGGGACCTGCTGCGGGGGCAGGGCGAGTTCGTGGGACTCGGCAACTTCGCCGAGCTCCTCGCGGACGGGATGTTCTGGAACTCGATCTTCAACACCGTCAGCATCTTCGTGCTGTCGGCGATCCCACAGCTGCTCGTCGCCATCGTCGTGGCATACCTGCTCGATCAGGGCCTGCGTGCGCCGACCTTCTGGCGCATGGGCGTGCTGCTGCCGTTCGTGGTGACGCCCGTCGCGGTCGCCCTCATCTTCTCCAGCGTGTTCAACGAGGCCGACGGCCTCGCCAACAACCTCGTCAACCTCATCGGCATCGCCGACCTGGAGTGGAAGCACGACAAGTTCCTCAGCCACCTCGCGATCGCGATCATGGTGAACTTCCGCTGGACGGGCTACAACGCGCTGATCCTGCTCGCCGCGATGCAGGCCGTGCCGCGAGACCTCTACGAGTCGGCCGCCCTCGACGGCGCGGGAAGCGTGCGCCGCTTCCTCTCGATCACGATCCCGTCGATCCGCCCCACCCTGATCTTCGTGATCATCACGGCGACCATCGGCGGCCTCCAGATCTTCGCCGAGCCGAAGCTGCTCGACGTCGCCAACGCGGGCGGCATCGGCGGCTCCGATCGGCAGTTCCAGACGACCGTGCTCTTCATGTGGGAGCTGGCGTTCTTCCGCCGCAACTTCGGCGAGGCGTCGGCGGTGGCATGGCTGCTGTTCCTGCTGATCGTGGGCATCGGCCTCATCAACTTCTTCCTCTCACGCCGGATCGCCACGGGCGACGGCGCGAGGCCGAACCGCAGGGCCCGGCGCGCTGCAAAGGAGGCCGTCAAGTGAGCACCCTGACCGAAGACTCGACGCGCGCGATCGTCACCGGCACGCCCGAGGCCACCTCCGGGCGCCCGCCCCGCCGTCGCTCGGCACGAGGCGGCGTGGCAGGCCTCGGAAGCCGGCCGGGCTTCCTCACCTATGGCCTGCTGACCGCCTTCCTGGTCGGCAGCGCCTACCCGCTGTGGTGGTCGTTCGTGGTCGCGAGCGGCACCAACCAGACGCGCTCCGAGACGCTGCCCCTGATCCCCGGCGGCAACTTCCTGGCGAACGCCGCCAGGGTCTTCGACGCGATCCCGTTCTGGACGGCGCTGCTGAACTCGGTGCTTGTCTCGACGATCATCACCGTGTCCGTCGTGTGCTTCTCGACGCTCGCGGGGTACGCGTTCGCCAAGCTGCGCTTCCGCGGCCGCGACGGGCTGATGGTGTTCGTCATCGCGACCATGGCGATCCCGACCCAGCTGGGCATCATCCCGTTGTTCATGGTCATGCGGCAGTTCGGCTGGACCGGCACGATCGGCGCCGTGATCATCCCGACGCTCGTGACGGCGTTCGGTGTGTTCTTCATGCGCCAGTACCTCGTCGACGTGATCCCGGACGAGCTCATCGAGGCGGCGCGCGTGGACGGCGCGAACCAGTTCCGCACGTTCCTGACCGTGGGCCTGCCCGCCGCGCGGCCCGCCATGGCGATCCTCGGCCTGTTCACGTTCATGACCGCCTGGACCGACTACCTGTGGCCGCTGCTGGTGCTGAGCCCGCAGAACCCCACGCTGCAGACCGCGCTGAGCAACCTGCAGTCGGGCTTCTACAAGGACTACTCGATCGTGCTCGCGGGCGCCGTCCTCGCGACGATCCCGCTGCTCATCCTGTTCGTCGTTGCGGGCAAGCAACTCATCAGCGGCATCATGGCCGGAGCCGTCAAGGGCTGACGCCGCGCCTGTCCGCGACATATCCTGCGCCCTGAGAGCGCTACCGAGAGAGACCGTCATGACCACTTCCCCCCGCACCTTCCCGCACGAGTTCCTGTTCGGCGCCGCGACCGCCGCCTACCAGATCGAGGGCGCCGCCTTCGAGGACGGGCGCACGGCGTCGATCTGGGACCACTTCAGCCGGATCCCGGGTGCCGTCATCAACGCCGACAACGGCGATGTCGCGACGGATCACTACCACCGGTACCGCGAGGACGTCGCGCTCATGAAGCAGCTGGGGCTGCAGACGTACCGGTTCTCCACGTCGTGGTCGCGCGTGCGGCCCGACGGGGGAGCGGTGAATCAGAAGGGCATCGACTTCTACAGCCGCCTCGTCGACGAGCTGCTCGGCGCGGGCATCCTGCCGTGGCTCACGCTGCACCACTGGGACATGCCGCAGGCGCTCGAGGAGAAGGGCGGCTGGGTCTCCCGCGACACGGTGGACCGCTTCCTCGAGTACGCGCTGTCGGTGCACGACGCGCTCGGCGACCGCGTGACGAAGTGGACGACCCACAACGAGCCGTGGTGCTCGTCCTTCCTGTCGTACACGGGCGGCGAGCACGCGCCGGGTCACCAGAGCGTGCGCGAGGGCCTGCTGGCCTCCCACCACCTGCTGCTCTCGCACGGCCGCACGGTCGAGGAGCTCCGCGCGCGCGACGCCGCGCTCGAGTTCGGCATCACGCTCAACCTCACGAACGGCGAGCCGGTGGATCCCGCGGACCCCGCCGACCGGGACGCCGCCCGCCGCGTCGACGGCCAGTTCAACCGCTGGTTCCTGGACCCGATCTTCCGGGGGCAGTACCCGGCCGACATCGTGGCGGACATCCGCGCGGTCGACGCCGACGCCGTGGCGGCGTTCGAGGCGGCCGTGCAGGACGGCGACCTCGCCGTCGTCTCCACGCCGCTCGACTTCCTCGGCGTGAACTACTACCACGGTGAGTACGTCACGGGTCATGTCCCCGCGAACCCCGCGCCGAAGGGCGAGGCGCCGACCGACTGGCCGAAGCGCTCGCCGTTCCCGGCCATGCAGGGCGTGCACTGGGCCGAGCGCGGCTTCGCCCGCACGACCATGAACTGGGAGGTCGACTTCGCGGGCCTCACGAACCTGCTGAACCGCGTCTCGGCCGACTACGCCCAGCCGGCCGGCGTGCCGCTGTACGTCACGGAGAACGGCGCCGCGTACGACGACGAGCTCGTGGACGGTCAGGTGCACGACGGTGAGCGTCTCGAGTTCGTGCGCGGACATGTCGCCGCCGTGCTCGACGCGATCGACGCCGGGACCGACGTTCGGGGATACTTCTACTGGTCGCTGCTCGACAACTACGAGTGGGCCTGGGGGTACGAGAAGCGATTCGGCATCGTCCGCGTCGATTACGACACGCAGGTGCGCACCATCAAGGACAGCGGCCGCGAGTACGCAAGGATCATCGCAGCGCGCTCGGTCGAGGGATCGGGCATCGCGAGGGCCGAAGCGCCGGTCCTCGGCTAGGAGACCGATGGAACGACCCAGCACCACGCTTCCTCGAGCGGGAGCCACGCGGGGGTCGACCGCGGCGACGATCGAGGAGGTCGCGGCGCGCGCCGGGGTCTCCCGGTCCACCGTGTCGCGCGTGCTGGGTGGCGGCGACCGCGTCAGTCCCGCGGCGCTCGAGTCGGTGCGCCGCGCGATCGACGAGCTGGCCTACGTCCCCAACCGGGCGGCGCGCTCCCTCGCCAGCAGGCAGACGCTCGCGATCGCCCTGGTCGTGCCCGAGGACACCAAGCGCTTCTTCGGCGACCCGTTCTTCGCCGCGATCGTCGGCGGGATCAACGGCCGGCTCGCGTCCACCGAATACCTGCTGAACCTCTTCATCGCGTCGGGCGACCCGGGCGACAAGACCACGAACTATCTCGTGGGCGGCAACGTCGACGGCGCGCTGATCGTGTCGCACCACGCGTCGAACACGTTCCTCGAGCGGATCCATCGCGCGGTTCCCGTCGTGTTCGGTGGCCGACCGGTCGCGGCCGACGGTTCCGGCTATTACTTCGTGGACGTCGACAACGTCGAGGGAGGCCGGATCGCCACGCGCTACCTCGTCGAGCGCGGCCACCGCCGCGTCGGGACGATCACGGGCCCGCTCGACATGGCGGTGGGATCCGACCGCCTGCAGGGCTACCGCGAGGTGCTGGCGGAGGCGGGCCTGCCCGCCGGGTCGGCGGAGAACGGCGACTTCACCGTCGAGGGCGGTGCGGCCGCGATGGTCCGGATCCTCGCGGCCGGCGATCCCCCCGATGCGCTGTTCGTGGCGAGCGACCTGATGGCACGCGGTGCGCTCGGCGTGCTGCAGGCGCGCGGCCTGCGCGTTCCCGACGACCTCGCGATCGTGAGCTTCGACGACTCTCCCGTCGCGACCGAGATGGCGCCGCGGCTGACGACCGTGCGGCAGCCTTCGCGGGAGCAGGGCGAGGCGATGACCGACGTGCTCCTCGCCCGACTCGCGGGCGAGGAGCCGCCGCATGCGACCATCCTGCAGGCCGAGCTGGTCATCCGGGAGACGGCCTGAATCCGCTCTCGACGGGGGGTTTCCGCGACCGATAGCGTGACGGCATGCCGTTGCTCTTCTCGCTGCTGGTGCTGGCGTTCTCCGTCGTCACGCTGATCGACATCGTCACGCGGGACGAGGGGCAGGTGAAGCACCTGCCGAAGATCGCGTGGATCCTCCTGGCGATCCTGCTGCCGATCGTGGGCGGCATCGTGTGGTGGGCCGCGGGGCGCGAGTACCCCGAGCGCCCCGTCCGCGCCCCGCGGACGGCGATGCCCGCGCCGGTGCGGATCGTCGACGACCGCAGGATGGACCGCCGCACGACCGAGCAGCAGCTCGCCGACCTCGAGCGCGAGATCGAGGCCGATCGCCTGCGCGCGGAGATCGCGCGCCGCAGGACCGAGCGCGACGAGGCCTGACCGGACCGGGGCGCTGTCGCACGCGATCGCACGCCGGGGCGGGGCACTCACACGGGTTCGGCGACGACCTCGACCTTGAACCCGGAGGCGTTCTCCAGCCAGCCGGCGTGGTGATCCGGTCCGCCGGCGTGCGGATAGCGATCCTGGTACAGCGGAGTCCACCCGTGACCGGGCGCGTCGGCCATGATCCGGTCGACGTCGGCACGCGATCCGCCGCGGAAGGCGAGGTGGTTGAGCCCCGCACGCCGCCGATCGTGATCGCCGGACTGAAGAGGAGCCTCGGTGAACGTCAGGTGCAGGCGGCCCGCACCCCACCTGAAGCCGCCCGCCCACTCGCTCCCGCGCACCCATCCGAGCTGGTCGAGCAGCCAGTCCCACTCCGCCGCGGCGCGCTCGGCGGAGGCCACCCAGATCTCCACGTGATGCAGGCCCGGGGTCACCCCATCATCGTAGGGCGAGCGCTCCGAATCGCTCTTCGCGCGGATGGCAGGATCGGCGGGTGAGCGAGTACGAGTTCTCAGATGACGCGTCGCGGCTCGACGCCGAATGGATCCACCGCACGCTGGCCACGCATTCCTACTGGGCGCGGGGGCGTCCTCGCGAGCTGCAGGATGCCGCGAACGCGGGATCGCGCTGCTTCGGCGTGTACGACGGCGAGAGGCAGGTGGCTTTCGCCCGCCTTGTGACGGACGGAGCGACCTTCGGGTGGCTTGCGGACGTGATCGTGGATCCGGACCGCCGGGGCGAGGGGATCGGCAAGCTGCTCGTCGCGGGAGTCGCCGCCGAGGTGGACAGGCTCGGCCTCCGACGCACCCTCTTGAAGACCGATGACGCGCACACGCTCTACGAGCGCCACGGCTGGGAGCCGGCGACACCGGCAGGTGACTGGCTCGTGCGCGAACGCCCCTGACCGGGGCTGCTCGGCGACGACCCTCGCGTCCCGCTCAGCCCTTCGTGAGGTCCTGGGCGAGCATCACGATGATGCCGCTCGGGCCCCGCAGGTAGGTGAGCCTGTAGACATCCCGGTAGTTCGCGACGCCGCGCAGCGGGTGGCAGCCGTGCCGCGCGGCGATCTCCAGCGCTGCGTCGATGTCGTCGACCGAGAACGCGACGCGGTGCATCCCGATCTCGTTCGGAAGAGTGGGTTCGGTCTCGATCGCGTCGGGATGCAGGTACTCGAACAGCTCGAGCTGCCCGGCGCCGTCGGGCGTCTGCAGGATCGCGATGCGCGCGTGATTGCCGTCGAGGTCCACCGCGGTGTCGGCCCACTCGCCGCTGATGATGTCGCGACCGGCGACCGTGAGGCCCAGGTCGGTGAAGAACGAGATCGCCTCCTCGATGTCGCGCACCGCGATGCCGACGTTCTCGAGCTTGATCGCCACGTCAGCCCTCCTTCGCGTCGATCGCACGAGGCGATATGGCAGCGACGGTGCCCATGCGGACATCCTGTCGCCCGAGCCGTACGTGCGAAAGGGCGTCCGGCCGCAGCCGGACGCCCTTCCTTGCCGAGCGGATCAGTCCTGCGGGTCGCCGCCGAGCGGACCCACCGCGGGGATGGGACCGCCGTCGTCCGCGCCGGACTTGCGGGCGCGGGCGATGAGGTTGCCGAGGTGGTAGATCGCCAGCGCCGCGATCGTGCCGAGCACGATGCCACCGAGCTGGAACGCGTCCCACTGCATCGTGAAGCCGGCGATGCCGATCACGAGCGCGACCGCGGCGGTGTACTGGTTCACGGGACGCGAGAAATCGACGCGGTTGTCGACCCAGATCTTGATGCCGATGATCCCGATCAGGCCGTACAGCGCGGTCGTGACGCCGCCGAGCACGCCGGCGGGGATCGAGTTGAAGATCGCGCCGATCTTGGGCGAGAACGCGAGCAGGATGGCCACGATGCCCGCCACCCAGTAGACGGCGGTCGAGTACACCCGGGTCGCGGCCATGACGCCGATGTTCTCGCCGTAGGTCGTGGTGCCGGATCCGCCGCCGACGCCCGCCAGGGTGGTCGCGACGCCGTCGGCGATCAGCGCGCGGCCGGTGTGCTGGTTCACGGACGCGTCCGTCATGGTCGCGACGCCGCGCACGTGGCCGACGTTCTCCGCCACGAGCACCAGCACCACGGGCAGGAACATCGCGATGGTCGACCAGGTGCCGGCCGTCGCGAAGTCGGGCAGATGGAACTCGGGCAGGCCGATCCAGTCGGCGTCGCCAACCTTGCTGAAGTCGAGCTTGCCCGTGAGAGCCGCGAACACGTATCCGACGATCACGCCGAGGAAGATCGAGATCCGGCCGAGGAAGCCCTTGAACAGCACGGAGAACAGGATGACGGCGGCGAGCGTGACCGTGGCGGTGAGCGCGTCGACCTTGTAGTTCAGCCACGCCGTGGGTGCGAGGTTGAAGCCGATCAGTGCCACGATCGCACCCGCGACCACCGGCGGCATGAGCTTGTCGACCCAGCCGAGACCCGCGACCTGCACCACGACGCCCACCAGGGCGAGCAGCACGCCCACCGCGACCACGCCCGCGAGCGCGGAGCCCATGCCGCCGGACGCCGTCGCGGCCGTGATCGGCGCAATGAACGCGAAGGAGGAGCCGAGGTAGCTGGGCAGGCGGTTGCGCGTGATGAGCAGGAACAGCAGCGTGCCGATACCGCTGAACAGCAGCGTGGTCGACACGGGGAAGCCCGTGATGGTCGGCACGAGGAACGTGGCGCCGAACATCGCGACGACGTGCTGCACGCCCATCGCGACCGTCGCGGGCCAGTTCAGGCGCTCGCTCGGCGCGACGACGCTGCCGGGCTCGACCGTGCGGCCGTTGCCGTGGAGTGTCCACAGGGGCATGAGGCTCCTCGGGGAAGGGGATCGGAGTGGGGAATCGATCCACGATACTTCCTGACGCGATCGCGCCCGCGGAGCGACGCGTCCCGCGCCCTCTCCCAGACACCGGGATCCCGCCCCCCCTCCTCGGGAACCTCTTCTATCCGGGAGCGCACGACGTGGCTAGCGTGTGACGCGTCGGCGCCACTCGGCCCGGTCATCGGTCGCGCAAGGGAGCGTCGCCATGAAGAAGCAGCTGTCCACGTGGCTCGCGGCCGTCTCACTCGGCGCGTCGGCCGTCCTGCTCCTGACCGGCGGCGCCGTCGCCCCGGCCACGCCCGCCGCTCCGGTTGCGGGGGCGCCGGCCGCGGCGACGCATCCCGATCCCGCCACGCGCAACAAGCCCGGTCCGCTGACGGAGCGGAAGTGCGCGTCGCTCGACGGCCACACGATCCGGGCGAGGGACATCGGCCTTCCCACGCGCGGCGCTGTCGTCGAGACCGCCACCTGGCAGGACGGATACTGCGCGGTCACGGGATGGATCCGCGCGGTCAGCGCGCCGCAGGACATGCAGTTCCGCGTCAACCTGCCCGCCCGGTGGAACGGACGCGCGCTGCAGTACGGCGGGGGCGGCTTCGACGGCACGCTCGTCACGGCGACCGGCCCCTACACGGCGCAGCCGTCCGGCACCCCCACGCCGCTGCAGCAGGGCTGGGTCACGCTCGGCAGCGACGGCGGTCACCAGGGCGGAGCCGGCTTCGACGGCAGCTTCCAGACCGACCCGGAGTTGCTGCGGAACTTCGGGCAGTGGTCGGTGAAGAAGGCGCACGACGCCGCGTGGCACGTCATCCGCGCCGCGTACGGCCAGACGCCGAAGTGGTCGTACTTCATCGGGGGCTCGCAGGGCGGTCACGAGGGGCTCGATGCCGCCGCGCGCTATCCGAAGGACTACGACGGCGTCATCGCGAACTATCCCGCGTACAACGTCACGATGATGCACATCGGCGCCGTGAACTTCCGCGACGCGCTGCTGATCGACGGCGGCGCCGGATGGATGAACCCGGCCGAGGTGCGCACGCTCACCGACGCCGTATACGCGACGTGCGACCCCCTCGACGGCGCCGAGGACGGCATCGTGAGCGACGTCGAGGGCTGCGATGCGGTGTTCCACGCCGAGACGGTGCGGTGTCCCGGCGGCGCCGACACGGGGGATGACTGCCTCTCGGACAGCCAGCTCGCGGCGGTGGAGAAGATGAGCACCGACTACGACCTCGGGATCGACATCGAGGGCAACAGCATCTTCGCCAAGAGCGCGCTGCTGCAGGGCGCGCTGTACCAGGGCTTCGCGGGGTTCGGCAGTGGCCCGTACGCCCAGGGGCTGCAGTTCTCGGTGCTCGACGCGACGTCGCGCTACGGCGTCTCGGGCGGAGACCCGGCCCACGACACGTACACGTTCGACCCGGCGGACCACGTCGAGCGGATCCAGGAGCTGGGCGAGATCATGGACGTCACGGACGTCTCCCTGCAGCGCTTCGCGGCGTACGGCGGCAAGGTGATCCTGACGCACGGCACGATCGACGACTTCATCACGCCGCACAACACGGTGCAGTACTACGAGCGGCTGCAGGATCGGTACGGCAAGCGCCTCGATCGCTTCCTGAGGTTCTACATGGTGCCCGGCTGGGGACACGGCCAGGGCGTCTTCGCGGCGCAGTACGACGGCCTGTCCGCGATCGTCGACTGGGTCGAGAACCGGGACGCGCCCGAGCACCTCGTCGCGCGCGACGGCAACGTCGGCGCCGACCGCACGCGACCGATGTGCGAGTACCCCGCGTGGCCGCAGTACAAGGGCAGGGGATCGCTCGACACGGCGTCGTCCTTCCGGTGCGTGGAGGGCTGATCACACCGCCTGCGCGGGATAACGGGGTTGCCACGATCCCGCCCCCGATATGAGATCGCGAGCGGATTTCCGTAGCGTGGGGAGAACCCGATCCCATACGTAACGCACGTTTCAATCGATAAGCGAGATGAAAAATGGCCGATCAGCCGCGCCCTGGCGCCGGATCTCCGCCCGAGCGGAAGCCCGTCACCGACCTGGTGAGGGAGGTGACACACCCCGCCCTGATTCCCGGAATCGGCGTCGAGGACACCAACCGGACCTTCTCCACGAACTGGACCGTCTTCGGCATCGCGGGCGCCCTCGTCCTCGCGGTCGTGATCTGGGGATTCGCCGCGCCGCAGAGCATCAGCGACGCCGGATCCGCCTCGCTGGGCTGGGTCATGGAGAACTTCGGTTGGCTGTTCTCGCTGCTCGCGATCGCGGTCGTCGTCTTCATGATGGTCGTCGGATACGGACGCACGGGCGGCATCCGGCTGGGCGCCGATGACGAGGCGCCCGAGTTCTCCACGGTCTCGTGGATCGCGATGCTGTTCTCGGCAGGCATGGGCATCGGCCTGCTGTTCTGGGGACCGGCCGAGCCGCTGACGTACTTCCTCACGGTGCCGCCGGGCTTCGAGGCGGAGGCGGGCTCGCGTGACGCGATGCACCTCGCGCTCGCGCAGTCGTTCCTGCACTGGGGCCCGATGGCCTGGGCGTTCTACGCGCTGGTGGGCGGCGCGATCGCGTACGCCGCGTACCGCCGCGGCCGTGCGCCCCTGATCTCGGCGATCTTCTCGCCCATCTTCAAGGAGCGCACCGAGGGGTGGGCCGGCGCGATCATCGACGTGTTCGCGATCATCGTGACCCTGTTCGGCACGGCCGTCACGCTCGGCATGGGCGCGCTGCAGATCGCCCGCGGCGCCGAATTCGTCACGGGGATCGGCCCGCTCGGCAACGGCGCGATCATCGCGATCGTGACGGTCCTGACCGCCGCCTTCGTGATCTCGGCGGTCTCGGGCATCAAGCGCGGCATCCGCATCCTGTCCAACATCAACATGGTCATCGCCCTGGTGATCGGCGTGCTGCTGTTCGCGCTCGGGCCCGCGCTGCTCCTGCTGAACATGGTGCCCGCGTCGGTCTCGGCGCTCTTCGCGGAGCTGTGGACGATGCTCATGCGCAATCCCGCGCAGGGCGAGGACGCGGCCACCTTCGTCAACAGCTGGACCAACTACTACTGGGCGTGGTGGATCTCCTGGACGCCGTTCGTCGGCATGTTCATCGCGAAGATCTCGCGCGGCCGCACGCTGCGCGAGTTCATCACCGTCGTGATCGTCGTTCCCGCCGTCGTGTGCATCGTCTGGTTCGGCGTCATGGGCGGCTCGGCCATGTACTTCGACGAGCTCACGGGCACGGTCGGCCAGGCGATGGCCGACGGCGGCACGGAGGCCGTGCTGTTCGCGGTGCTCGACCAGTTGCCGATCGGTCTCCTGCTCTCGGTGCTGGCGATGATCTCGATCGTGCTGTTCTTCGTGACGTCGGCCGACTCGGCCGCGATCGTCATGGGATCCATGAGCCAGCGCGGCAAGCCCGAGCCGTCGACGTGGGTCACGATCACGTGGGGCGTGCTGCTCGGCGCCGCGGCGCTCGCGCTGCTGCTGGCGGGTGGCGAGACTGCGCTGTCCGGCCTGCAGTCGATCATGGTCGTCACGGCGCTGCCGTTCGCCGTGATCGTGATCGGCATCATGATCGCGTGGGCCCGGGAGCTCGCGACGGATCCGTACATCATGCGGCGGCGCTTCGCCCGCGCGGCCATCGCGCAGGGCGTGCGCCTGGGCATCGAGGAGCACGGCGACGACTTCGTGTTCGGGGCGACCGAGGTCGCGCCGGATCAGGGCGCCGGTGCCGCGATCGACACCGAGGACCCGTCGCTCGTCGAGTGGTACACGACCGCGACCGAGCAGATCGACGTGCTGACGGCGGACGACGTCAACCGCACGCTCGAGCCGGGGCGCGTCCAGCGGAAGGGGCCGGATCACCCGGAGCACACCGCGTCGGGTGAGGCGTCGCTCGTGGTCGGCGAGGACCGGAAGAAGCCAGAGCGCACCTGAGCGCCCTCGACGTGCCCCGAATGGTCGCCTTCTCGCCCGAGATGGCGGCCGTTCGGGGCAAACGGCTTCTCAGGACGTGAGCTTGCCGATCAGCTCGCGATAGCGCGCCACGGTGCGCTCGACGACCTCGGCGGGAAGCTCGGGCGGCGTGCCCTGCTTGTCCCAGTTCGCGGCGAGCCAGTCGCGCACGATCTGCTTGTCGAAGCTCGCCATGCGCTCCTTCGGGGTCGCACCGGTGCGCCATGCCTCGGCGTCCCAGTAGCGCGATGAGTCGCTCGTGAGCACCTCGTCCGCTAGGCGCAGGACGCCGTCCGCGTCCGTGCCGAATTCGAACTTGGTGTCGGCGAGGATGAGGCCGTGCGCCTCGGCGGTGGCGGCAGCGCGGCGATAGATCGCGAGCGACGTGTCGCGCAGCTCGGCCGCGCGCTCGGCGCCGACGAGCTCGACCGTCCTGTCGAACGAGATGTTCTCGTCGTGCTCGCCCATCGGCGCCTTGTACGCCGGGGTGAAGATCGGCTCGGGCAGGCGGACGCCGTCCTGCAGCCCCTCCGGCAGCGGGATGCCGCAGACGGTGCCGTGCTCGGTGTACTCGGCCCAGCCGGAACCGGTCAGGTAGCCGCGCACCACGCACTCCACGGGGAGCATGTCGAGCGAGCGCACGATCATGGCGCGCCCCGCCACCTCGCCGGGAACCGCCTCGCCCGTGAGGTGGTTCGGGATGACCTCGCCGCCGTCGGCGCCCGCGAGCTGGTCGAACCACCACATGCTGAGCGTCGTGAGCAGCGCGCCCTTGTCCGGGATGCCGGGGGA
The Microbacterium sp. JZ31 genome window above contains:
- a CDS encoding carbohydrate ABC transporter permease; amino-acid sequence: MTTTLSAQTTRPNVPPPAPSFRQRLSRFDLKASPYFYVSPFFLLFALTGLFPLAYTAYVSVHEWDLLRGQGEFVGLGNFAELLADGMFWNSIFNTVSIFVLSAIPQLLVAIVVAYLLDQGLRAPTFWRMGVLLPFVVTPVAVALIFSSVFNEADGLANNLVNLIGIADLEWKHDKFLSHLAIAIMVNFRWTGYNALILLAAMQAVPRDLYESAALDGAGSVRRFLSITIPSIRPTLIFVIITATIGGLQIFAEPKLLDVANAGGIGGSDRQFQTTVLFMWELAFFRRNFGEASAVAWLLFLLIVGIGLINFFLSRRIATGDGARPNRRARRAAKEAVK
- a CDS encoding carbohydrate ABC transporter permease: MVTGTPEATSGRPPRRRSARGGVAGLGSRPGFLTYGLLTAFLVGSAYPLWWSFVVASGTNQTRSETLPLIPGGNFLANAARVFDAIPFWTALLNSVLVSTIITVSVVCFSTLAGYAFAKLRFRGRDGLMVFVIATMAIPTQLGIIPLFMVMRQFGWTGTIGAVIIPTLVTAFGVFFMRQYLVDVIPDELIEAARVDGANQFRTFLTVGLPAARPAMAILGLFTFMTAWTDYLWPLLVLSPQNPTLQTALSNLQSGFYKDYSIVLAGAVLATIPLLILFVVAGKQLISGIMAGAVKG
- a CDS encoding GH1 family beta-glucosidase translates to MTTSPRTFPHEFLFGAATAAYQIEGAAFEDGRTASIWDHFSRIPGAVINADNGDVATDHYHRYREDVALMKQLGLQTYRFSTSWSRVRPDGGAVNQKGIDFYSRLVDELLGAGILPWLTLHHWDMPQALEEKGGWVSRDTVDRFLEYALSVHDALGDRVTKWTTHNEPWCSSFLSYTGGEHAPGHQSVREGLLASHHLLLSHGRTVEELRARDAALEFGITLNLTNGEPVDPADPADRDAARRVDGQFNRWFLDPIFRGQYPADIVADIRAVDADAVAAFEAAVQDGDLAVVSTPLDFLGVNYYHGEYVTGHVPANPAPKGEAPTDWPKRSPFPAMQGVHWAERGFARTTMNWEVDFAGLTNLLNRVSADYAQPAGVPLYVTENGAAYDDELVDGQVHDGERLEFVRGHVAAVLDAIDAGTDVRGYFYWSLLDNYEWAWGYEKRFGIVRVDYDTQVRTIKDSGREYARIIAARSVEGSGIARAEAPVLG
- a CDS encoding LacI family DNA-binding transcriptional regulator; translated protein: MERPSTTLPRAGATRGSTAATIEEVAARAGVSRSTVSRVLGGGDRVSPAALESVRRAIDELAYVPNRAARSLASRQTLAIALVVPEDTKRFFGDPFFAAIVGGINGRLASTEYLLNLFIASGDPGDKTTNYLVGGNVDGALIVSHHASNTFLERIHRAVPVVFGGRPVAADGSGYYFVDVDNVEGGRIATRYLVERGHRRVGTITGPLDMAVGSDRLQGYREVLAEAGLPAGSAENGDFTVEGGAAAMVRILAAGDPPDALFVASDLMARGALGVLQARGLRVPDDLAIVSFDDSPVATEMAPRLTTVRQPSREQGEAMTDVLLARLAGEEPPHATILQAELVIRETA
- a CDS encoding PLD nuclease N-terminal domain-containing protein, whose translation is MPLLFSLLVLAFSVVTLIDIVTRDEGQVKHLPKIAWILLAILLPIVGGIVWWAAGREYPERPVRAPRTAMPAPVRIVDDRRMDRRTTEQQLADLEREIEADRLRAEIARRRTERDEA
- a CDS encoding VOC family protein, which codes for MTPGLHHVEIWVASAERAAAEWDWLLDQLGWVRGSEWAGGFRWGAGRLHLTFTEAPLQSGDHDRRRAGLNHLAFRGGSRADVDRIMADAPGHGWTPLYQDRYPHAGGPDHHAGWLENASGFKVEVVAEPV
- a CDS encoding GNAT family N-acetyltransferase, translating into MSEYEFSDDASRLDAEWIHRTLATHSYWARGRPRELQDAANAGSRCFGVYDGERQVAFARLVTDGATFGWLADVIVDPDRRGEGIGKLLVAGVAAEVDRLGLRRTLLKTDDAHTLYERHGWEPATPAGDWLVRERP
- a CDS encoding VOC family protein, whose amino-acid sequence is MAIKLENVGIAVRDIEEAISFFTDLGLTVAGRDIISGEWADTAVDLDGNHARIAILQTPDGAGQLELFEYLHPDAIETEPTLPNEIGMHRVAFSVDDIDAALEIAARHGCHPLRGVANYRDVYRLTYLRGPSGIIVMLAQDLTKG
- a CDS encoding uracil-xanthine permease family protein; the encoded protein is MPLWTLHGNGRTVEPGSVVAPSERLNWPATVAMGVQHVVAMFGATFLVPTITGFPVSTTLLFSGIGTLLFLLITRNRLPSYLGSSFAFIAPITAATASGGMGSALAGVVAVGVLLALVGVVVQVAGLGWVDKLMPPVVAGAIVALIGFNLAPTAWLNYKVDALTATVTLAAVILFSVLFKGFLGRISIFLGVIVGYVFAALTGKLDFSKVGDADWIGLPEFHLPDFATAGTWSTIAMFLPVVLVLVAENVGHVRGVATMTDASVNQHTGRALIADGVATTLAGVGGGSGTTTYGENIGVMAATRVYSTAVYWVAGIVAILLAFSPKIGAIFNSIPAGVLGGVTTALYGLIGIIGIKIWVDNRVDFSRPVNQYTAAVALVIGIAGFTMQWDAFQLGGIVLGTIAALAIYHLGNLIARARKSGADDGGPIPAVGPLGGDPQD